A portion of the Fusobacterium nucleatum genome contains these proteins:
- a CDS encoding cation diffusion facilitator family transporter, producing the protein MKKIKEEKRENVIIKTSIIGIFINLLLVTFKAIIGLISNSIAILLDAVNNLSDALSSIVTIISTKIADLEPDKEHPLGHGRIEYLSAMIVAGIIFYAGITSLIESIKKIFVPVEVEYSNITFIILIVSIIIKLLLGKFVKNIGEKFNSPSLVASGSDATFDAILSSSVLVSAILYIFTDINIEAYVGVLISIFIIKSGIEIFMDAVNEILGKRVDKESINEIKRTICKIENVYGAYDLMLHNYGPDKYVGSVHIEVPDSMTAEEIDPLERKISNIVLEKHNIYLTGITVYSMNTKNMDIVKLRYKIYKIVMSNDGVLEFHGFYLEEKNKSIRFDIIIDYSIKNRKEIYNKVLNDVKKEYPDYSINIKVDIDI; encoded by the coding sequence ATGAAGAAAATTAAAGAAGAAAAAAGAGAAAATGTTATTATAAAAACAAGTATTATAGGAATTTTTATAAATTTATTATTAGTTACTTTTAAAGCTATAATTGGCTTAATTTCAAATTCAATTGCTATTTTATTAGATGCAGTAAATAATTTAAGTGATGCACTTTCATCAATTGTTACAATTATTTCAACCAAGATAGCAGATTTAGAACCTGATAAAGAGCATCCTTTGGGACATGGCAGAATAGAATATTTAAGTGCCATGATTGTTGCAGGAATTATTTTTTATGCAGGTATAACTTCTTTAATAGAATCTATTAAAAAAATTTTTGTTCCAGTAGAAGTTGAGTATTCGAATATTACTTTTATTATATTAATAGTTTCAATTATAATAAAACTTTTACTTGGAAAGTTTGTAAAAAATATTGGAGAAAAATTTAATTCTCCTTCACTTGTTGCATCTGGTTCAGATGCAACATTTGATGCTATTCTTTCATCTTCTGTTTTAGTATCAGCAATTTTATATATTTTTACAGATATTAATATAGAAGCCTATGTCGGAGTTCTTATTTCAATTTTTATAATTAAATCTGGTATTGAAATATTTATGGATGCTGTAAATGAAATTTTAGGAAAAAGAGTTGATAAGGAAAGTATAAATGAAATTAAGAGAACTATCTGTAAAATTGAAAATGTATATGGAGCTTATGATTTAATGTTACATAACTATGGACCTGATAAATACGTAGGTTCTGTCCATATTGAAGTACCTGATTCAATGACAGCTGAGGAGATTGACCCTCTTGAAAGAAAAATATCTAATATAGTGTTAGAAAAACATAATATTTATTTAACAGGAATTACAGTATATTCAATGAATACAAAAAATATGGATATAGTTAAACTTCGTTATAAGATTTATAAAATAGTTATGTCTAATGATGGAGTTTTAGAATTTCATGGTTTTTATTTAGAAGAAAAAAATAAATCTATTAGATTTGATATTATTATTGATTATTCTATAAAAAATAGAAAAGAAATTTATAATAAAGTTTTAAATGATGTCAAAAAGGAATATCCAGATTATAGTATTAATATTAAAGTAGATATAGATATATAA
- the ggt gene encoding gamma-glutamyltransferase produces the protein MKRKFILVGIIVIAFSVISYGKVSSNSVKNSNVENWKPYDANGEMIRTDRGATGKIGVVSTSKVEASRIGADILKKGGNAIDAAVAAGFALGVVEPNSSGLGGGGFMLIRIAKTGETVFIDFRERAPQKASPEMWTVDANGKVVGNKKVEGGKAAAIPGEVAGLLYALEKYGTMSREQVIRPAVNLAKNGYYVTPTLSNDMKSEFDKLEKYPESAKIYLNKEGLPYEVGDKFTNKDLAKTLEIIIKKGKDGFYKGEVAQAIVKTLNKYDGLYTMEDLANYKPLIRKPVKGTYRGYEIISSPSPSSGGAIVIEILNILENFNVSELDVNSPEYLHLFSEAYKLAYADRAKYMGDTDYTPVPMKGFVSKKYAKEISKDIDMKVSHESKAHDPWQYESEDTTHYSIADKEGNMVAITKTVNGLFGNSVVVDGYGFVMNNEMDDFVVGAGHPNSVAPGKTPLSSMSPTIVLKDGKPFMVLGSPGATKIISTVSQVISRVIDHKMSIQDAIDTPRLWDNTSNVINIESRISDETAKKLEAMGHKVNKTSDWDRGMGSVQGVLYKNDGTLEGGADPRRDGKALGL, from the coding sequence ATGAAAAGAAAATTTATTTTAGTAGGTATTATAGTAATAGCTTTTTCTGTAATATCTTATGGAAAAGTTTCAAGTAATTCTGTTAAAAATTCTAATGTAGAAAATTGGAAGCCTTATGATGCCAATGGTGAAATGATCAGGACTGATAGAGGAGCAACAGGAAAAATAGGTGTTGTTTCTACCAGTAAAGTTGAAGCCAGTAGAATAGGTGCAGATATCTTAAAAAAAGGTGGAAATGCTATTGATGCAGCTGTTGCAGCTGGTTTTGCTTTAGGAGTTGTTGAACCAAATTCTTCAGGTCTAGGTGGTGGAGGTTTTATGCTAATTAGAATCGCTAAAACAGGAGAAACTGTTTTTATAGATTTTAGAGAAAGAGCACCTCAAAAGGCTTCTCCTGAAATGTGGACTGTTGATGCTAATGGCAAAGTTGTTGGAAATAAAAAAGTAGAAGGTGGAAAAGCTGCTGCTATTCCAGGGGAAGTAGCTGGTCTTTTATATGCACTTGAAAAATATGGGACAATGTCTAGAGAACAAGTTATAAGACCTGCTGTTAATCTTGCTAAAAATGGATATTATGTTACTCCAACTTTATCAAATGATATGAAATCTGAATTTGATAAACTAGAAAAATATCCAGAATCTGCTAAAATTTATTTGAATAAGGAAGGTCTACCTTATGAAGTAGGAGATAAATTTACTAATAAAGATTTAGCTAAAACTTTGGAAATCATTATAAAGAAGGGAAAAGATGGTTTTTATAAAGGGGAAGTAGCTCAAGCTATTGTAAAAACTCTTAATAAATATGATGGTCTTTACACAATGGAAGATTTAGCCAATTATAAACCATTAATAAGAAAACCAGTAAAAGGAACTTATAGAGGATATGAAATAATTTCTTCTCCTTCTCCAAGTTCTGGTGGAGCAATAGTTATAGAAATATTAAATATATTAGAAAATTTTAATGTTAGTGAATTAGATGTAAACTCTCCAGAATATTTACACTTATTCTCTGAGGCATATAAACTTGCTTATGCTGATAGAGCAAAGTATATGGGAGATACTGATTATACTCCTGTTCCAATGAAAGGTTTTGTATCTAAAAAATATGCAAAAGAAATTTCAAAAGATATTGATATGAAAGTTTCTCATGAAAGTAAAGCACATGATCCTTGGCAATATGAATCAGAAGACACAACTCACTATTCAATAGCGGATAAAGAAGGAAACATGGTTGCCATTACAAAAACAGTAAATGGATTATTTGGAAATAGTGTTGTTGTTGATGGTTATGGTTTTGTTATGAATAATGAAATGGATGACTTTGTTGTTGGAGCAGGACATCCAAATTCAGTTGCTCCTGGCAAAACTCCATTAAGTTCAATGTCACCAACTATTGTGTTAAAAGATGGAAAACCATTTATGGTTTTAGGTTCTCCTGGAGCAACAAAAATAATAAGTACTGTTTCACAAGTTATAAGTAGAGTTATTGATCATAAAATGAGTATACAAGATGCCATAGATACTCCAAGATTATGGGATAATACTTCAAATGTAATAAATATTGAAAGTAGAATATCTGATGAAACGGCTAAAAAACTTGAAGCAATGGGACATAAAGTAAACAAAACATCTGACTGGGATAGAGGAATGGGGTCTGTGCAAGGAGTTCTTTATAAAAATGATGGAACTCTTGAAGGGGGAGCTGATCCTAGAAGAGATGGAAAAGCATTAGGATTATAA
- a CDS encoding M48 family metallopeptidase yields MEYTVTKKKIKNFIIRIYPDLRIAVSVPLLASNKDIENFVQNKKEWIETTLEKIKIVKENKNNLKENVIKILGKEIEKKVIKSDLERIRLTDTSIYIYSKDTGNAGIEKKLLEWKIEKLKAILDEYLANYTKLLNRNINYYQIKKLSSAWGIYHKKENYISFNFDLIEKDIECIEYVVLHELCHIFYMNHQKDFWSLVEKYMSDYKIRRKKLKNLS; encoded by the coding sequence GTGGAATATACAGTTACAAAAAAGAAAATAAAAAATTTTATTATAAGAATATATCCTGATTTAAGAATTGCAGTATCTGTTCCTTTACTTGCAAGTAATAAAGATATAGAGAATTTTGTTCAAAATAAAAAAGAATGGATAGAAACAACCTTAGAAAAAATAAAGATAGTTAAAGAAAATAAAAATAATTTAAAGGAAAATGTTATAAAGATTTTAGGAAAAGAAATAGAAAAAAAGGTTATAAAATCAGATTTAGAAAGAATAAGATTAACTGATACAAGTATTTATATTTACTCAAAAGATACTGGTAATGCTGGAATAGAAAAAAAGTTATTAGAGTGGAAAATTGAAAAGTTAAAAGCTATTTTAGATGAATATTTAGCTAACTACACTAAACTTTTAAATAGAAATATTAATTATTATCAAATTAAAAAACTTTCTTCTGCTTGGGGAATATACCATAAAAAAGAAAATTACATTAGTTTTAACTTTGATTTAATTGAAAAAGATATTGAGTGTATTGAATATGTTGTACTACATGAATTGTGTCATATATTTTATATGAATCATCAAAAAGATTTTTGGTCTTTGGTTGAAAAATATATGTCAGATTATAAAATAAGAAGAAAAAAGTTAAAAAATCTTAGTTAA
- a CDS encoding response regulator: MKNKILIIDDSKEILFAISEFFRIKNWDVFTALSMEEALKIVSTKKLDIIIIDYHMPYINGVLGVKLIRQIDETVPIIALTVEGLENIAKDFFEAGANDFSIKPIKVLDLYSRVNVHLQKSRNNESNNDKEYHKGISEATISIIEEKMKTYKEYIMIEEISQITGLSNQTVNKYMNHLVKLGYVALKVVYGKIGRPRNEYLWIK, from the coding sequence ATGAAAAATAAGATTTTGATTATTGATGATTCAAAAGAAATATTATTTGCAATTTCTGAGTTTTTTCGTATAAAAAATTGGGATGTTTTTACTGCCCTTTCAATGGAGGAAGCATTAAAAATTGTTAGCACTAAAAAATTAGATATAATTATCATTGATTATCATATGCCATATATAAATGGTGTGTTGGGAGTAAAGCTAATTCGTCAAATTGATGAAACTGTTCCAATAATAGCTCTTACAGTAGAAGGATTAGAAAACATAGCAAAAGATTTCTTTGAAGCAGGAGCAAATGATTTCTCTATAAAACCAATAAAAGTTTTAGACTTATATTCAAGGGTAAATGTTCACTTACAAAAAAGTAGAAATAATGAAAGTAATAATGATAAAGAATATCATAAAGGAATTAGTGAAGCAACTATTTCTATAATTGAAGAAAAAATGAAAACTTATAAGGAATATATAATGATAGAAGAAATTTCTCAAATAACAGGTTTATCAAATCAAACAGTTAATAAATATATGAATCATTTAGTTAAATTGGGCTATGTTGCTTTAAAAGTAGTTTATGGAAAAATTGGTAGACCCAGAAATGAGTATTTATGGATAAAATAA
- a CDS encoding DUF4198 domain-containing protein, with product MLSKKLLIGALVATMSVSSFAHFQMIYTADSDISGKSSVPFELIFTHPSDGVKAHSMDIGKDEKGTINPVVEFFSVHNGEKTDLKAGLKASKFGPTSKQVTSYKFNLDKSSGLKGGGDWGLVFVPAPYYEASEEIYIQQITKVLVNKDNLATDWNKKLANGYPEIIPLSNPITWKGEIFRGQVVDKAGKPVANAEIEIEYLNSNIKNSKFVGELQKEKTATVIYADANGYFSFIPVHKGYWGFAALGAGGEMKHNGKELSQDAVLWIEAK from the coding sequence ATGTTATCTAAAAAATTATTAATTGGAGCTCTTGTAGCTACTATGTCTGTATCTTCTTTTGCACATTTTCAAATGATTTATACAGCAGATTCTGATATTTCTGGGAAATCTTCTGTACCATTTGAATTAATTTTTACACATCCATCAGATGGAGTTAAAGCACATAGTATGGATATTGGAAAAGATGAAAAAGGAACTATAAATCCTGTCGTAGAATTTTTCTCTGTTCACAATGGTGAAAAAACTGATTTAAAAGCAGGTTTAAAAGCCTCAAAATTTGGACCTACTTCAAAACAAGTTACTTCTTATAAATTTAATTTAGATAAAAGTTCTGGATTAAAGGGTGGAGGGGATTGGGGATTAGTTTTTGTTCCTGCTCCATATTATGAAGCATCAGAAGAAATTTATATTCAACAAATTACTAAAGTATTAGTTAATAAAGATAATTTAGCAACTGATTGGAATAAAAAATTGGCTAATGGATATCCTGAAATAATTCCTTTATCTAATCCTATTACTTGGAAAGGTGAAATTTTTAGAGGACAAGTTGTAGACAAAGCTGGAAAACCAGTTGCTAATGCTGAAATAGAAATAGAATACTTAAATTCAAATATTAAAAATTCTAAATTTGTAGGAGAATTACAAAAAGAAAAAACTGCAACTGTTATTTATGCAGATGCAAATGGATATTTCTCTTTTATTCCAGTACACAAAGGATACTGGGGATTTGCAGCACTAGGTGCAGGTGGAGAAATGAAACACAATGGAAAAGAACTTTCACAAGATGCAGTTCTTTGGATAGAAGCTAAATAG
- a CDS encoding phosphatase PAP2 family protein: MLKLIKLIVGGENFKVDKLLKLKIKYTIFISIFFVIFYKGAEFYTYTVNNVPSYFMEWERNIPFLPIFMLPYMTSALFFLVTIFLEKNESSLKLLMKRAIFLTVVSTFIFVIFPMKFYFPKPEIDNQIFKFPFYLLGKLDSSFNQCPSLHVSFAFLSVVVYYREIKSKFLKSFLCIWGFLLAVSILFVYQHHFIDFVGGTLMFLITCIIFPRKF, translated from the coding sequence ATGTTAAAATTAATTAAATTAATTGTGGGAGGAGAAAATTTTAAAGTGGATAAATTATTAAAATTAAAGATTAAATACACAATTTTTATATCAATATTTTTTGTAATTTTTTATAAAGGAGCTGAATTTTACACATACACAGTTAATAATGTTCCTTCATATTTTATGGAGTGGGAGAGAAATATTCCTTTTTTACCCATTTTTATGTTACCTTATATGACATCAGCCCTATTCTTTTTAGTAACTATATTTTTGGAAAAAAATGAAAGTAGTTTAAAATTACTCATGAAAAGAGCAATCTTTTTAACAGTAGTTTCTACTTTTATATTTGTTATATTTCCAATGAAATTTTATTTTCCAAAGCCTGAAATTGATAATCAAATTTTTAAATTTCCTTTTTATTTATTAGGGAAATTGGATAGTAGTTTTAATCAGTGTCCATCATTACATGTAAGTTTTGCCTTTCTTTCAGTTGTAGTTTATTATAGAGAAATAAAATCAAAATTCTTAAAATCATTTTTATGTATATGGGGATTTTTACTTGCAGTTTCAATTTTATTTGTATATCAACATCATTTTATTGATTTTGTAGGAGGAACATTAATGTTTTTAATAACTTGTATAATTTTTCCAAGAAAATTCTAA
- a CDS encoding MATE family efflux transporter → MGEERKELNPLGYKLIGKLLKSLAIPAIIANLVNALYNVVDQIFIGQRIGYLGNAATNIAFPITTMCLAIGLTLGIGGASNFSLELGKGYPEKSKHTAGTAASTLIIIGIILCIVVRIFLEPLMLDFGATDKILEYSMEYTGITSFGIPFLLFSIGVNPLVRADGNAKYSMIAIVTGAILNTILDPLFMFVYNWGIAGAAWATVISQIVSALLLLIYFPRFKSVKFSLNDFIPQLHYLKRIISLGFASFIYQFSNMIVLVTTNNLLKIYGKNSIYGSDIPIAVFGIVMKINVIFIAIVLGLVQGAQPIFGFNYGAKSYHRVRETMRLLLKVTFSIATILFIIFQVFPKQIISLFGEGDKLYFEFATKYMRIFLAFISLNSIQISIATFFPSIGKAIKGAIVSLTKQLIVLFPLLLTLPIFFGVEGVIYATPLTDLIAFTVAIIFLTNELKHMPKK, encoded by the coding sequence ATGGGAGAAGAAAGAAAAGAACTCAATCCTTTAGGTTATAAACTAATAGGAAAATTATTAAAATCATTAGCTATACCTGCAATCATTGCTAACTTAGTTAACGCTCTATATAATGTTGTTGATCAAATATTTATAGGACAAAGAATAGGATATTTAGGAAATGCTGCAACAAATATTGCTTTTCCAATTACAACTATGTGTCTAGCAATAGGACTTACTTTAGGAATTGGAGGAGCTTCAAATTTTAGCTTAGAATTAGGGAAAGGCTATCCAGAGAAATCAAAACATACAGCTGGGACAGCAGCAAGTACATTAATTATTATAGGAATTATACTTTGTATTGTAGTTAGAATTTTTTTAGAACCTTTGATGCTTGACTTTGGGGCGACAGACAAAATTTTAGAATATTCAATGGAATATACAGGAATAACATCTTTTGGAATACCATTTTTATTATTTTCAATAGGGGTTAATCCTTTGGTAAGAGCTGATGGAAATGCAAAGTATTCAATGATTGCAATAGTTACAGGTGCAATTTTAAATACAATCTTAGACCCTTTATTTATGTTTGTCTATAATTGGGGAATAGCAGGAGCTGCTTGGGCAACTGTTATAAGTCAAATTGTATCAGCCTTATTGTTATTGATATATTTTCCAAGATTTAAGTCAGTTAAATTTTCTTTAAATGATTTTATACCACAATTACACTATTTAAAGAGAATTATTTCACTAGGTTTTGCTTCTTTTATTTATCAGTTTTCTAATATGATAGTTTTAGTTACAACTAATAATCTATTAAAAATTTATGGAAAAAATTCTATATATGGAAGTGATATACCAATAGCAGTTTTTGGAATTGTTATGAAGATAAATGTTATTTTTATCGCAATAGTTTTGGGACTTGTTCAGGGAGCACAGCCAATATTTGGTTTTAACTATGGAGCTAAAAGTTATCATAGAGTTAGAGAAACAATGAGATTACTTTTAAAAGTTACATTTAGTATAGCAACTATTTTATTTATAATATTTCAAGTTTTTCCTAAACAAATTATATCTTTATTTGGAGAAGGAGATAAATTATATTTTGAATTTGCAACAAAATATATGAGAATATTCTTGGCATTTATCTCATTAAATTCAATACAAATATCAATAGCAACTTTCTTTCCTTCAATAGGAAAAGCTATAAAGGGAGCTATTGTATCTTTGACAAAACAGTTAATAGTTTTATTTCCATTACTTTTAACATTACCAATATTTTTTGGTGTTGAAGGAGTAATTTATGCAACTCCTCTTACAGATTTAATAGCTTTTACTGTTGCAATTATTTTCTTAACAAATGAGCTTAAACATATGCCTAAGAAATAA
- a CDS encoding sensor histidine kinase, translating into MLIKRITYKIHKTELFLGIFMVFISIILPNFILYSNLAIYEYIETSIDLWDKEQLLYAVFITVFQNISRLFPIFFSVFLIADSVEIFVNKKSNFIFKIIFSLIVIQILYFIVYKIHFDMSYYFGKVAILQMLYLILHLHYQFQQITLLKRSFILFLVFVGIQWLDITRYFSILDYKTTGELLFDIKNIAFLMKAEHMLDLIGILFFILFFTFAILLSIIFFNQEKRQKMYIKETEVAKTLSDLKLKEIENRYFKEIQYLVHDLKTPLFSIGTLIEILDMQEESEQKKIYYKKIEKSLERCNIMVSEILRDKNKNSISTEKVFNFILSYLSGHECIKYINYQNYCKERKIKVNKITFSRAITNLIINSYEAFLGKNGKIDLIIKDYKKVILIKIEDNGKGMTDEEIEKAFEIGYSTKKSSGVGLNFIKTVMDEHKCELKILNKRNSGLGAYIVMKGENIENEK; encoded by the coding sequence ATGTTAATAAAAAGAATTACTTATAAAATTCATAAAACAGAATTATTTTTAGGAATATTTATGGTTTTTATAAGTATAATTTTGCCTAATTTTATTCTGTATAGCAATTTAGCTATTTATGAATATATTGAAACTAGTATTGATTTATGGGATAAAGAACAATTATTATATGCTGTTTTTATAACGGTTTTTCAAAATATTTCAAGGCTTTTTCCAATATTTTTTTCTGTTTTTCTTATAGCTGATTCTGTGGAAATTTTTGTAAATAAAAAATCCAATTTTATTTTTAAAATTATTTTTAGTTTAATTGTGATTCAAATTCTTTACTTTATAGTTTATAAGATACACTTTGATATGAGTTATTATTTTGGTAAAGTAGCCATTCTTCAAATGTTATATTTAATTTTACATCTACACTATCAATTTCAACAAATAACTTTATTAAAGAGGAGTTTTATACTATTTTTAGTGTTTGTAGGTATTCAATGGTTGGATATAACTAGATATTTTTCAATTTTAGATTATAAAACAACGGGAGAATTACTATTTGATATAAAAAATATTGCTTTTCTTATGAAAGCAGAGCATATGTTAGATTTAATTGGAATATTATTTTTCATATTATTTTTTACTTTTGCTATACTTCTTTCAATAATTTTCTTTAATCAAGAAAAAAGGCAAAAAATGTATATAAAAGAAACTGAAGTAGCAAAAACTCTTTCAGATTTAAAACTTAAAGAAATTGAAAATAGATATTTTAAAGAAATACAATATCTAGTTCATGATTTAAAAACCCCTCTTTTTTCAATAGGGACATTAATAGAAATACTTGATATGCAAGAGGAAAGTGAGCAAAAAAAAATATATTATAAAAAAATTGAGAAATCTTTGGAAAGATGTAATATTATGGTATCTGAAATTTTAAGAGATAAAAATAAAAATTCTATCAGTACAGAAAAGGTTTTTAATTTTATACTTTCTTATTTATCAGGTCATGAATGTATTAAATATATAAATTATCAAAATTACTGTAAAGAAAGAAAAATAAAAGTTAATAAAATCACTTTTTCTAGGGCTATCACTAATTTAATTATAAATTCTTATGAGGCATTTCTTGGAAAAAATGGTAAAATTGATTTAATAATTAAAGATTATAAAAAGGTTATATTAATAAAAATTGAAGATAATGGAAAAGGTATGACTGATGAAGAAATAGAAAAAGCCTTTGAAATTGGGTATTCTACAAAAAAATCTAGTGGAGTTGGGCTTAATTTTATAAAAACTGTTATGGATGAACATAAATGTGAATTAAAAATATTAAATAAAAGAAATAGTGGATTAGGTGCTTATATAGTGATGAAAGGAGAAAATATTGAAAATGAAAAATAA